A part of Terriglobus roseus genomic DNA contains:
- a CDS encoding TonB-dependent siderophore receptor, with protein MRHFLPVSFALALSSVAVMRTVAEAPRPATKPTANVAVEPAPAGCDGHRGTPRRLSGVVTDPTGASVPHAQITLTCGTLRTQITADAAGAYAVSVPYGEYQIDVEAPNFGAASQKVNIADSISGTVLNPVLQIGNVRSAVTVTATEGNEFATPVSSGGTKTDLPLAEVPQAISVVNRSLMDSQEVVKLDDALKNVPGVIAGGYYDGWDYYRIRGFDASFNTYIDGLRGGNGMMEETWGLESVEVLKGPSSALYGQSVLGGLVNIVTRKPVPDFFVHAQVTAGSFNFVDPAVDIGGSLNSSRTVYGRLAALYHSANTFVDYTYRHRYYFAPSLTWKPRTSTWLTLTGRFQRDNGRQGMPLPAIGTVLPNPGNGILPISTYIGELEANANKMSQANQQFGVQFHHSFSDNLIFRENARFAWYQQNWSRIYYPAFLGADNRTLYRYPYSYDGPWQTHETDTNIEGRAKFLGMEHSALLGLDFFRNPTIGKGWSIDFNDPSQYEPLDLYKPVYGQNPVQSLIVASDTKTVTQYTGLYLQDHIRLPKHVTITGGGRFDWAKNESRGSANQNGHGVTPRLGVTWQAFGQTTVYTSFSKSYLPQSGLVYVNSTTSTYLPPERGQQWEGGVKSSFLSGKLLASAALFQLDRKNVATANQAVPNFYLVTGAQRSRGVELEATLHPLAGWNIVSSYAFINAIVTNDTTLPAGTPTLNAPKHLFNVWSTYEIPRGRVRGLTFGFGGRHYTDQSGDLANSFRLPAYGIVDASASYGRGHAMWQVNANNITNKRWYAGSYNDLYVKPGDPRIVRGTMSWNF; from the coding sequence ATGCGCCACTTTTTGCCAGTTTCGTTTGCCCTCGCGCTCTCCTCCGTCGCCGTAATGCGCACGGTTGCCGAAGCCCCTCGCCCCGCCACAAAACCCACAGCGAACGTCGCCGTAGAGCCCGCGCCTGCAGGCTGCGATGGCCATCGCGGCACGCCTCGCCGTCTCTCCGGTGTCGTCACCGATCCCACAGGCGCCAGCGTCCCACACGCACAGATCACCCTCACCTGCGGCACGCTGCGCACACAGATCACCGCAGACGCAGCAGGAGCCTACGCCGTCAGCGTCCCCTACGGCGAATACCAGATCGACGTGGAAGCGCCCAACTTCGGCGCGGCGTCGCAGAAGGTCAACATTGCTGACTCCATCTCTGGGACCGTTCTGAATCCTGTACTGCAGATCGGCAACGTCCGCAGCGCCGTCACCGTCACCGCAACGGAGGGCAATGAGTTTGCAACGCCCGTCAGCAGTGGCGGCACCAAGACCGACCTACCGCTCGCAGAAGTGCCGCAGGCCATTAGCGTGGTCAATCGCAGCCTGATGGATTCGCAGGAAGTGGTGAAGTTGGACGACGCACTCAAGAACGTTCCCGGCGTCATCGCAGGCGGCTATTACGACGGTTGGGATTACTACCGCATCCGCGGCTTCGACGCCTCGTTCAACACCTACATTGACGGCCTGCGCGGCGGCAACGGAATGATGGAAGAAACCTGGGGCCTCGAGTCCGTCGAAGTGCTCAAAGGACCATCCTCCGCACTCTACGGCCAGAGCGTTCTCGGCGGCCTTGTAAACATCGTCACGCGCAAGCCCGTGCCGGACTTCTTCGTCCACGCGCAGGTCACGGCAGGCTCGTTCAACTTCGTTGATCCCGCAGTCGACATCGGCGGCTCGCTGAACTCATCGCGTACGGTATACGGACGCCTCGCTGCGCTGTATCACTCCGCGAACACCTTCGTGGATTACACCTACCGCCATCGCTACTACTTCGCACCATCGCTCACATGGAAGCCGCGCACCTCCACATGGCTTACACTCACCGGCCGCTTCCAGCGCGACAACGGTCGACAGGGCATGCCGCTGCCCGCTATCGGCACCGTGCTGCCCAATCCCGGCAACGGCATCTTGCCCATCTCCACATACATCGGCGAATTGGAAGCCAACGCGAACAAGATGTCGCAGGCCAATCAGCAATTCGGCGTGCAGTTCCATCACAGCTTCAGCGACAACCTGATCTTCCGCGAGAACGCGCGCTTCGCCTGGTATCAGCAGAACTGGAGCCGCATCTACTATCCCGCGTTCCTCGGTGCAGACAACCGCACGCTCTATCGCTACCCGTACAGCTACGACGGCCCCTGGCAAACGCATGAAACCGATACGAACATCGAAGGCCGTGCCAAATTCCTCGGCATGGAACACAGCGCGTTGCTCGGCCTCGACTTCTTTCGCAACCCCACCATCGGCAAGGGTTGGTCCATCGACTTTAACGACCCATCACAGTACGAACCGCTGGATCTGTACAAGCCTGTATACGGACAGAACCCGGTGCAATCGCTCATCGTGGCTTCGGACACGAAGACCGTCACGCAGTACACCGGCCTCTATCTGCAGGACCACATCCGCCTGCCCAAGCACGTAACCATCACCGGCGGCGGACGCTTCGATTGGGCCAAGAATGAAAGCCGCGGATCGGCAAATCAGAATGGCCACGGCGTCACGCCGCGGCTCGGTGTCACATGGCAAGCCTTCGGCCAGACCACCGTGTACACCAGCTTCAGCAAGTCGTACCTGCCGCAGTCCGGTCTGGTCTACGTCAACAGCACCACCAGCACCTATCTGCCACCAGAACGCGGACAGCAGTGGGAAGGTGGCGTGAAGTCATCCTTCCTCAGCGGCAAACTGCTCGCCTCTGCCGCGTTGTTCCAACTCGATCGCAAAAACGTTGCCACGGCCAATCAGGCAGTGCCTAACTTCTACCTGGTCACCGGCGCGCAACGCAGTCGCGGCGTCGAGCTTGAGGCAACACTCCATCCGCTCGCCGGTTGGAACATCGTCTCGTCCTACGCATTCATCAACGCCATCGTCACCAACGACACAACGCTGCCCGCGGGCACGCCCACGCTGAACGCACCAAAGCATCTCTTCAATGTTTGGAGCACCTATGAGATTCCGCGTGGTCGGGTGCGCGGTCTCACCTTCGGCTTTGGCGGACGCCATTACACTGATCAATCTGGCGATCTTGCGAACAGCTTCCGCCTGCCCGCCTACGGCATTGTGGACGCCTCAGCAAGCTATGGTCGCGGCCACGCCATGTGGCAAGTGAACGCAAACAACATCACCAACAAGCGCTGGTATGCCGGTAGCTACAACGACCTGTACGTGAAACCGGGCGATCCACGCATTGTTCGCGGCACCATGTCCTGGAACTTCTAG
- a CDS encoding energy transducer TonB, protein MPPYQTPSDEPTQETPQPEESPRRGNRLGMGRYGDLEQHELIMLLDEVNDERAKARFREAVYISVIVWLVLGWVLVYGPRYLWHAPVIVMAPDNDKRSTMTYLDTPPDLKDQLKRMKPAPNISAHSTESQSPKPNPQVQPTPRAGTPAPPAPKQAPQPAPQQAAPAPQQQQAPPPPQVAKNTPPTPTPPVPHPQPMVDSPAPNPSNNNRPNFGQGSQSAASQIAQAARGSRNAGDSGDYGSVGRGTQGGAKQGVQILSDTQGVDFGKYLQRLLSDVRRNWLPLIPEECRPPLNKQGITGVRFTIMPDGKISAMHLDYSTHDVAIDRAAWGSITALGAAQPLPKEFHGPNLELRIEFRVNKDNPDAQ, encoded by the coding sequence GTGCCGCCATACCAGACACCCTCTGACGAACCCACCCAGGAGACACCCCAGCCCGAGGAGAGTCCACGCCGCGGAAACCGCCTTGGCATGGGCCGTTACGGCGATCTGGAACAGCATGAACTGATCATGCTGCTGGATGAGGTGAACGACGAGCGTGCCAAAGCGCGCTTCCGCGAAGCCGTCTACATCTCCGTCATTGTCTGGCTCGTTCTTGGCTGGGTTCTGGTCTATGGTCCGCGTTATCTATGGCATGCGCCCGTTATCGTCATGGCGCCAGATAACGATAAGCGGTCCACCATGACCTATCTGGACACGCCGCCAGACCTGAAGGACCAGCTCAAGCGGATGAAGCCCGCGCCAAATATCAGTGCGCACAGCACCGAATCGCAGAGCCCGAAGCCGAATCCGCAGGTGCAACCAACGCCCCGCGCCGGAACGCCCGCGCCTCCCGCGCCCAAGCAGGCTCCTCAGCCTGCACCGCAGCAGGCAGCACCCGCTCCGCAGCAGCAACAGGCTCCACCTCCGCCGCAAGTAGCTAAGAACACGCCTCCTACGCCCACTCCGCCAGTGCCTCACCCGCAGCCCATGGTGGATTCACCTGCCCCAAACCCCTCTAACAACAATCGGCCTAACTTCGGCCAGGGATCGCAGAGCGCTGCATCGCAAATCGCCCAGGCCGCGCGTGGCTCGCGCAATGCTGGTGACAGTGGCGACTATGGCTCAGTCGGTCGGGGCACGCAGGGTGGTGCCAAGCAGGGCGTACAGATTCTCAGCGACACGCAAGGTGTTGACTTCGGCAAATATCTTCAGCGCCTGCTCTCGGATGTTCGCCGCAACTGGCTGCCGTTGATTCCGGAAGAGTGCCGTCCGCCGCTTAACAAGCAGGGCATTACCGGCGTTCGATTCACGATCATGCCCGATGGCAAGATCAGCGCGATGCATCTGGACTACTCCACGCATGACGTTGCGATTGACCGCGCGGCATGGGGTTCCATCACAGCTCTCGGTGCGGCGCAGCCACTGCCGAAAGAGTTCCACGGACCAAACCTGGAACTGCGTATTGAGTTCCGCGTGAACAAAGACAATCCCGACGCGCAATAA
- a CDS encoding YqaA family protein, which translates to MFHLHALATLLQTAQTAVPPAAPHHVGWLKHFTQTTQAFFERFGLWGLAAIALLDSAMLPMPWQYLLISDVNNHASTWLVYPLVAALASSVGSLVPFYVGRVGGEIFLLGKINRERYERLRDRFERQEFLAIFIPAIGPPPTPFKLFEFCAGVFEMKPAVFLLAAFLGKLIQYGAYAFLTHKYGPQVMDVVMHGVHTHAQLTRMVVGVLLVLVVVWVLRKVFDRRKGTQLPIEDGVEDGKTVIVEE; encoded by the coding sequence ATGTTTCACCTGCACGCACTCGCAACCCTGCTGCAAACCGCCCAGACCGCGGTCCCGCCAGCCGCACCCCACCACGTGGGTTGGCTCAAGCATTTCACCCAGACCACCCAGGCGTTCTTTGAGCGCTTTGGCCTGTGGGGACTCGCTGCAATTGCGCTGCTGGATTCCGCCATGCTGCCCATGCCGTGGCAGTATCTGCTGATCTCCGATGTGAACAACCACGCCTCCACGTGGCTCGTTTATCCGTTGGTTGCCGCGCTGGCATCCAGCGTGGGTAGCCTGGTGCCGTTTTACGTAGGACGCGTCGGCGGTGAGATCTTCCTGTTGGGCAAGATCAATCGCGAGCGCTACGAACGGTTGCGCGATCGTTTCGAGCGGCAGGAGTTCCTGGCGATTTTCATTCCCGCTATCGGCCCGCCGCCAACGCCATTCAAGTTGTTTGAGTTCTGCGCAGGCGTATTTGAGATGAAGCCCGCTGTCTTCCTGCTGGCGGCATTTCTGGGCAAGCTGATTCAGTACGGCGCCTATGCGTTCCTGACCCATAAGTACGGCCCACAGGTAATGGACGTTGTCATGCACGGCGTACACACACATGCACAGTTGACGCGCATGGTCGTGGGCGTCCTTCTGGTACTGGTGGTGGTGTGGGTTCTGCGTAAGGTCTTCGACCGCCGCAAAGGAACACAGCTTCCGATTGAAGACGGCGTTGAAGATGGCAAGACCGTCATCGTGGAAGAGTAG
- a CDS encoding ATP-dependent DNA helicase: protein MTDKLPTLHEFFAPGGVLAQSSLSYEHRKGQYEMAKAVEAALQDHRHLVVEAGTGTGKTLAYLLPALRLARERGQRVIISTGTKNLQEQLFFKDIPFLESLLGPLKVCYMKGRGNYVCKQKLYALQQTSSLLTEFTELDHFGKIVEWESQTETGDRAEIVGLPEPSPLFSKLDARSEACLGQSCPNFEPCYITAMRRKALESDIIIVNHHLFFADLNIRQQAAGAPDAGILPDAAAVIFDEAHEMEAVASDYFGVAISQQRCEELARDVEMMLRAKKVSSSSIESATNGLRERSRAFFGSLPMNGFELGRQPFRDRSGFLEERGDAYLSYLTSLDKLRDELERVKDVEEVNGLKRRVTDLRTSSTFLMETEDPNTVFWIERRAAGGVKNFSRTQTGQPMAYHTYLQATPIDVSEILNTTLFKDFSSVVLTSATLTVQGGFEHIAKRVGLVGARELTVPSHFQYNKQALLYLPPYMPDPRDPDFLNQAAEKMRRVLEFSRGRAFCLFTSYAQMKTLYERMLVELPYPLLLQGQAPRKALLDEFRSTPNAVLFGTSSFWQGVDVQGDQLSCVIIDRLPFAVPSDPVMQARMEAIESAGGKPFHDLQIPQAVITLKQGFGRLIRSASDRGVLMLLDSRIQRQSYGKIFLDSLPPYKLTQDINDVESFFHRA, encoded by the coding sequence ATGACCGACAAACTGCCCACGCTGCACGAGTTCTTCGCGCCGGGCGGCGTGCTGGCTCAATCATCGCTGAGCTATGAGCATCGCAAGGGACAATATGAGATGGCCAAGGCCGTCGAGGCGGCGTTGCAGGATCATCGGCACCTTGTTGTGGAAGCAGGCACCGGAACAGGCAAAACGCTGGCATACCTGCTGCCCGCGTTAAGACTCGCGCGCGAACGCGGGCAGCGCGTCATCATCTCTACCGGCACGAAGAATCTGCAAGAACAGTTGTTCTTCAAGGACATTCCGTTTCTTGAGTCACTGCTAGGGCCGCTGAAGGTCTGTTACATGAAGGGCCGCGGCAACTACGTATGTAAGCAGAAACTCTACGCACTGCAGCAGACGTCATCATTGCTTACCGAGTTCACAGAACTCGATCACTTCGGCAAGATCGTCGAGTGGGAGAGCCAAACGGAGACTGGTGATCGTGCCGAAATTGTCGGCTTGCCGGAGCCATCTCCACTGTTCTCCAAGCTGGATGCGCGCAGCGAAGCGTGCCTTGGTCAGAGCTGCCCGAACTTCGAGCCGTGTTACATCACGGCGATGCGGCGCAAGGCTCTTGAAAGCGACATCATCATCGTCAATCACCACCTGTTCTTCGCGGATCTGAATATCCGCCAGCAGGCGGCAGGCGCACCAGACGCGGGAATTCTTCCGGATGCTGCCGCGGTGATCTTTGACGAAGCGCATGAGATGGAGGCGGTAGCCAGCGACTACTTCGGCGTGGCCATCTCGCAGCAACGTTGCGAAGAGTTGGCGCGCGATGTGGAGATGATGCTGCGCGCGAAGAAGGTCTCATCCTCAAGCATTGAAAGCGCAACGAACGGATTGCGCGAACGCTCGCGTGCCTTCTTTGGATCGTTGCCTATGAACGGCTTTGAGCTTGGCCGGCAGCCATTCCGTGATCGCAGCGGGTTCCTGGAAGAACGTGGCGATGCTTATTTAAGTTACCTAACTTCCTTGGATAAGCTGCGCGACGAACTGGAACGCGTGAAGGACGTGGAAGAGGTTAACGGTCTGAAGCGCCGTGTTACGGACTTGCGCACGTCATCGACCTTTTTGATGGAAACAGAAGACCCGAACACGGTGTTCTGGATTGAACGTCGCGCTGCTGGCGGCGTGAAGAACTTCTCACGCACGCAGACAGGCCAGCCCATGGCGTATCACACCTATCTGCAGGCAACGCCCATTGATGTGTCTGAAATTCTCAACACCACGCTGTTCAAGGATTTCAGCTCTGTCGTGCTTACCAGCGCAACGCTGACGGTTCAAGGTGGCTTTGAACACATCGCAAAGCGTGTGGGCTTAGTGGGTGCGCGCGAACTTACCGTTCCATCGCATTTCCAATACAACAAGCAGGCATTGCTCTATCTGCCGCCTTACATGCCCGATCCGCGTGACCCGGATTTCCTGAATCAGGCTGCAGAGAAGATGCGCCGCGTATTGGAATTCAGTCGTGGACGTGCCTTCTGTCTGTTCACCAGCTACGCGCAGATGAAGACGCTCTATGAGCGCATGCTTGTGGAGTTGCCTTACCCTTTGCTGCTACAAGGGCAAGCGCCGCGCAAAGCTTTGCTGGACGAATTCCGTTCGACGCCGAATGCCGTTCTCTTTGGCACATCCAGTTTCTGGCAGGGCGTGGATGTGCAGGGCGATCAGCTAAGCTGCGTGATCATCGATCGCCTGCCGTTCGCGGTGCCAAGTGATCCTGTGATGCAGGCACGCATGGAGGCGATTGAATCTGCAGGCGGCAAACCATTTCACGATTTGCAGATTCCGCAAGCAGTCATCACATTGAAGCAGGGCTTTGGACGATTGATCCGCAGCGCCAGCGACCGCGGCGTTCTGATGCTGCTCGACAGCCGCATTCAAAGGCAGAGTTACGGCAAGATCTTCCTCGACAGTTTGCCACCCTATAAGCTCACGCAGGACATCAATGACGTGGAGAGCTTCTTCCATCGCGCATAG